One part of the Tachysurus vachellii isolate PV-2020 chromosome 6, HZAU_Pvac_v1, whole genome shotgun sequence genome encodes these proteins:
- the LOC132846937 gene encoding S100P-binding protein-like: MADRKEPVKAISYKGSDKKYFQHLKPLSIYSRMVYCKAFGSCSGNRSLSPDEPSWTLTVEFGNSRASVGRKRRLDDSCLDDTYDTPPKKPCLDKRSSPDSASVLESFGTFRKVKLVTPQPSTLALDRIKRVEKTLSDQESLGLSWIDGSDKTDGQSSVSFSDVHSSSPVILHKEVIAFDCDVDEIMCLSPIDTADVRADGLEDFIQSYQSSYEEQRQAEKRCSSRQIQGKAECSLGRDDQTGSDEGYVTKSFFTPEPGETKDTTESEISKNEELNFTKSYKMTISNLSNDRSPPVSIPIASTPLDKSREFVRRTPLSPKLNLEKASWSSPAIIRQPVKDSSAVSLSAYVNLAADYTEASTTIPFSIVNEGKEANVPREGTTAIHKSLVCRDQENRTAIRVREDVRSVNQQQAASDIQVMFREETDSEDSFNDSLPLQVQVKSKVVLPNKQQPEAVKAPAHQQPASDGRRNAFRDVPRPVVLYREEDWEKKKEVYVDSVTRHITDNVKDGVMTELFHLMNTVANQDRAGDGRKWQHPSDLTRRNYRLRNTGRLLSLDEWQILNFRNHRRFVKVPQVFRRSSVH, translated from the exons ATGGCAGACAGAAAGGAGCCCGTCAAGGCCATTTCCTATAAAGGCTCAGATAAGAAGTATTTTCAGCACTTGAAGCCCCTCTCCATCTATTCTCGCATGGTCTATTGCAAAGCCTTTGGTTCATGTTCGGGCAATCGGTCATTGAGTCCTGACGAACCTTCTTGGACCTTGACAGTCGAGTTCGGTAACAGCAGGGCGTCTGTTGGACGCAAGAGACGATTGGATGATTCATGCCTCGATGATACGTACGACACCCCACCGAAAAAACCCTGCCTTGACAAACGCTCTTCTCCAGATTCAGCCTCCGTTTTAGAGTCCTTCGGTACCTTCCGAAAAGTGAAGCTAGTCACCCCACAACCCTCCACCTTAGCACTAGATCGGATTAAAAGAGTTGAGAAAACTCTGTCTGATCAGGAATCATTAGGCCTGTCCTGGATCGATGGAAGTGATAAAACTGATGGTCAGAGCAGTGTGTCATTTTCTGATGTTCACTCAAGCAGCCCGGTGATTTTACACAAGGAAGTCATCGCGTTTGATTGTGACGTAGATGAGATCATGTGTCTGAGCCCGATTGACACTGCTGATGTCCGCGCCGATGGACTAGAGGATTTTATTCAGAGCTATCAGTCTTCTTATGAGGAGCAGCGTCAGGCTGAGAAGAGGTGTAGCTCCAGGCAAATACAAGGGAAAGCGGAGTGCTCGCTAGGCAGAGACGACCAAACTGGAAGCGATGAAGGTTATGTTACTAAATCATTTTTCACGCCTGAACCTGGGGAGACAAAAGACACAACAGAAAGCGAGATCAGTAAAAACGAGGAGTTGAATTTTACAAAATCGTATAAAATGACGATCTCAAATTTGTCGAATGACAGATCACCACCTGTGTCCATCCCAATCGCATCCACCCCGTTGGACAAATCTAGGGAGTTTGTTAGGCGAACTCCATTAAGTCCTAAGCTAAACTTGGAGAAAGCGAGCTGGTCCTCACCTGCAATAATTCGCCAGCCTGTAAAAGACTCCTCGGCCGTTTCCTTAAGCGCGTATGTGAATTTGGCCGCTGATTATACAGAAGCATCAACCACAATCCCCTTCTCGATTGTTAACGAGGGTAAAGAGGCTAACGTACCTCGTGAAGGCACTACGGCGATCCACAAGTCGTTAGTGTGCCGCGATCAGGAGAATCGCACTGCTATCCGGGTGAGGGAGGATGTGCGTTCGGTCAATCAGCAGCAGGCTGCCTCTGACATTCAAGTGATGTTCAGGGAGGAAACGGACTCCGAAGACAGCTTCAACGACTCGCTGCCTCTTCAGGTCCAG GTGAAATCAAAGGTGGTTTTGCCCAATAAACAGCAACCAGAAGCAGTCAAAGCACCAGCACACCAACAGCCAGCATCTGATGGGCGAAGAAATGCTTTCAGAGATGTCCCAAG ACCAGTGGTGTTGTACAGAGAGGAGGACtgggagaaaaagaaggaggtGTACGTCGACTCCGTGACGAGACACATAACCGATAACGTGAAAGATG GTGTAATGACTGAGCTTTTTCATCTCATGAACACCGTAGCCAATCAGGATAGAGCAGGCGATGGGAGAAAGTGGCAGCACCCGTCCGACCTCACGCGCAG AAACTACCGGTTGCGTAACACTGGCCGCTTGCTCTCGTTGGACGAATGGCAGATCCTGAACTTTCGTAACCATCGGCGCTTTGTTAAAGTGCCTCAGGTGTTCCGGCGAAGCTCTGTGCACTGA
- the ldlrap1b gene encoding low density lipoprotein receptor adapter protein 1b → MDALKSAGRAIIRSPSIAKQSWASGRHKKLPENWTDTRETLLEGMVFQLKYLGVTLVEQPKGEELSAAAVKRIVATAKASGKKLQKVILKVSPRGIILYDSASNQLIENVSIYRISYCTADKMHDKVFAYIAQSQRNETLECHAFLCAKKKVAQAVTLTVAQAFKVAFEFWQNAKEEKEKRVKSDSVGPSNSQSQNQSPNSESVEEGEVATGNLLNLEEGTVIHSGCDDTTQSISTENNNIVWELDDGLDEAFSRLAECRANPQVLDTGLNPQDYNADECLSPSNWDKADAEDGFGF, encoded by the exons ATGGACGCTTTAAAATCGGCGGGCCGGGCGATTATCCGGagccccagcattgccaagcaGTCGTGGGCTTCAGGGAGACATAAAA AGCTCCCAGAGAACTGGACGGACACGCGCGAGACTCTGCTGGAGGGAATGGTGTTCCAGCTGAAGTATCTTGGCGTCACGCTGGTCGAGCAGCCGAAAGGAGAGGAGCTGTCAGCCGCCGCAGTCAAGAGGATTGTTGCCACG gccaAAGCCAGTGGGAAGAAGCTGCAAAAGGTCATACTGAAGGTTTCTCCGAGAGGAATCATCCTGTACGACAGCGCCTCAAATCAGCTCATAGAAAACGTCTCCATTTACAG GATCTCTTACTGCACTGCTGATAAGATGCACGACAAAGTGTTCGCCTACATCGCTCAGAGCCAACGCAATGAGACACTCGAGTGCCATGCCTTCCTCTGCGCCAAAAAGAAAGTG gcACAGGCGGTGACGTTAACAGTAGCGCAGGCCTTTAAAGTAGCCTTTGAGTTTTGGCAAAACGCCAAGGAAG aaaaagaaaagcgaGTAAAGTCAGACTCTGTGGGACCCAGCAACTCTCAGTCACAGAATCAGTCACCGAATTCAGAAAGTGTGGAAGAAGGAG aagtggCCACAGGAAATCTGTTAAACCTTGAGGAAGGTACAGTTATTCATTCAGGATGTGATGATACAACACAGAGCATCAGCACAGAGAACAACAACATTGTTTGG GAGCTCGATGATGGTCTGGATGAAGCCTTCTCAAG ACTCGCTGAGTGTCGTGCTAACCCCCAGGTCCTGGACACTGGGCTAAACCCTCAGGACTACAACGCTGACGAGTGCCTGTCGCCCAGCAATTGGGACAAAGCCGACGCAGAGGATGGGTTCGGCTTttga
- the LOC132846938 gene encoding calcium/manganese antiporter SLC30A10-like, with translation MGRYTGKSCRLVFMLTMTSMFFLAEIVAGYVGNSIALVSDSFNMLSDIISLSVGLIAARVRRRSSSPRCTYGLVRVEVLGALANAVFLAAVRFCVSAQALERLAQPEAIDKPALVLVVGSIGLCINVVGLLVFQDWRCLRKKRARTTRRDSEPKTDTDTEAGFQQTELEEVDEFEDEGHHLNIRGVLLHMLNDALGSVVVVVTSALFYVWPKAQDAPCNWQCYVDPSLTLVMVAVIMPSAIPLARETATILLQIIPRNMPFKRVLQEVCSLPGVLSIHDAHMWELTKGRYVASLHVRVFPELHSSLSAIKMLHQEIRNVLHNFGIHSLTVQLEFGDGSMEKSYCSTPCSSPSCLKVSCCPPDVAGLPLCKANQLPHHREYNTDMYEISNVLKIQAPRPSIHSYTGTKL, from the exons ATGGGTCGCTATACCGGGAAAAGTTGTCGTCTGGTTTTCATGCTGACGATGACCAGCATGTTTTTCTTGGCTGAGATCGTGGCCGGTTATGTCGGGAACTCCATAGCGCTGGTGTCGGACTCGTTTAACATGCTTTCCGACATCATCTCGCTCTCGGTGGGTTTGATTGCTGCGCGCGTTCGTCGCCGCTCCTCCTCTCCGCGCTGCACGTACGGACTGGTGCGCGTCGAGGTGCTGGGCGCACTGGCGAACGCCGTGTTCCTGGCCGCCGTGCGCTTCTGCGTGTCGGCCCAAGCACTTGAGCGGCTCGCACAGCCCGAGGCAATCGACAAACCCGCTCTAGTGCTTGTCGTCGGCAGCATCGGCCTCTGCATCAACGTGGTGGGATTGCTTGTGTTTCAGGACTGGAGATGCCTGCGCAAGAAAAGAGCGCGCACGACGCGCCGCGACAGCGAACCGAAGACCGACACGGACACAGAAGCAG GCTTCCAGCAGACAGAATTGGAAGAAGTGGATGAATTTGAGGATGAAGGCCACCACCTTAACATTAGAG GTGTGCTACTCCACATGCTGAACGATGCTCTCGGATCAGTGGTGGTAGTGGTTACCTCAGCTCTGTTCTATGTCTGGCCCAAGGCACAGGATGCCCCATGTAACTGGCAGTGCTATGTGGATCCAAGCCTGACGCTGGTCATGGTGGCTGTCATTATGCCCTCTGCCATTCCCCTAGCTCGAGAAACAGCAACCATCCTGCTGCAGATCATCCCTCGCAACATGCCCTTCAAAAGAGTCT TGCAAGAAGTGTGCAGCCTTCCGGGGGTCCTGAGCATCCACGATGCTCACATGTGGGAGTTGACGAAGGGACGATACGTGGCCTCGCTGCACGTACGAGTCTTCCCCGAGCTCCATAGTTCTCTCAGTGCAATCAAAATGCTCCATCAGGAGATCAGGAACGTTCTCCATAACTTCGGCATCCACAGCCTGACGGTTCAGTTGGAATTTGGCGACGGAAGCATggagaagagctactgtagcactcCGTGTTCATCCCCCTCCTGCCTAAAAGTGTCCTGTTGCCCTCCTGATGTTGCTGGACTTCCACTGTGTAAAGCAAACCAACTCCCTCACCACAGAGAATACAACACAGACATGTATGAAATAAGCAATGTACTCAAAATACAAGCGCCAAGACCATCAATACATTCCTACACAGGCACAAAGCTTTAA